In Deinococcus proteolyticus MRP, a single genomic region encodes these proteins:
- a CDS encoding protein kinase domain-containing protein: MTATSYIDGHGQPVALSTELGRGGEGAVFTVDGRPDVVAKIYLKIPEQAQIEKIRSLPQLDDPSLQAISAWAQTTLSDEQGRIRGFLMPKLGAGFEESHLLYRRLSRRQHFPRADWRFLVHVARNVTRSFAVLHRHGILMGDVSSRNVSVNSNGIVRLTDTDSYQINWQGNIYPCPVGTAEFTPPELQGKGFGSLVRTKDHDLFGLAVLIFHLLFDGRHPYSGIHSNGAMPSPAEAIKADQFAYSLQRKNGVKPPAFMTTLESLHPDLARLFERAFSPRQQGRPAAEEWEAALATLSANIVTCSKNADHKYDRRLTCPWCAIENIRAATAKTGFPAGAQRIDVEGALNRIWQGLSNIPVPAAPQMLQVPQVNALPLPPAPPATSPPPMPAMPPLQSPPPIPTLPPVDAAAFASLPAPQAPAAPTVPQVQLTDVRQNVAAPLAIFGTLCLVSLLSKNYFLLLIFAFGVYYNLSRNSPQQLEMRRQQRQKVLNTLHEEAIRTYEQERRQYETALERYQQELKTYDQRRPLLIAEAEQRREEQLQQLIQEREQRIAQMEQERSAKYAALLEDREKQIKLSEKKHRREYALLLRQALVEHEQTAQQLREQINGLYLRLLADCAETGYEQAMDWLKEMRVKVRNFDAEERNRFNEVTGQYRQKALENFLANNVLKPGDVPGIGPTVIANLNSYGFVTAKDLDYSVQHVRGIGPKKLQDLLLWRDSVEQFFQFDISQVPSPILAKVRDEMNRERQRVLDAMEGVVAKLPADIQTWKAAEQATLQSLLQLQTQLAQREKTISMIQQWQV; the protein is encoded by the coding sequence ATGACGGCAACCTCATACATTGATGGTCACGGTCAACCGGTAGCCCTGAGTACAGAACTTGGAAGAGGCGGAGAAGGAGCTGTTTTCACTGTAGACGGAAGGCCTGATGTTGTTGCGAAGATCTACCTGAAGATTCCAGAGCAGGCCCAGATTGAGAAAATCAGGTCTTTGCCTCAGCTGGACGACCCATCTTTACAAGCCATCAGCGCCTGGGCACAAACAACCCTGAGTGATGAGCAGGGGCGGATTCGTGGCTTCTTGATGCCCAAGCTCGGTGCTGGCTTTGAAGAGTCGCATCTGCTGTACCGGAGACTTTCACGCCGCCAACACTTTCCACGGGCTGATTGGCGGTTTCTCGTTCATGTGGCACGTAATGTCACCCGTTCATTTGCCGTGCTGCACCGTCACGGCATCTTGATGGGTGATGTCAGCTCACGCAACGTTTCAGTGAACAGCAACGGCATCGTGCGACTCACTGACACCGATTCGTACCAGATCAACTGGCAGGGCAACATTTACCCATGTCCAGTAGGCACGGCAGAATTCACACCCCCTGAACTCCAGGGTAAAGGGTTCGGGAGCTTGGTGAGAACCAAAGACCATGATTTGTTTGGGCTGGCGGTACTCATTTTCCATCTGCTCTTTGATGGCCGCCACCCCTATTCAGGCATCCACAGCAACGGAGCGATGCCAAGTCCCGCAGAGGCGATTAAAGCCGATCAATTCGCCTACAGTTTGCAGCGCAAAAACGGGGTTAAGCCACCAGCTTTCATGACCACCTTGGAGAGTCTGCATCCAGATTTGGCACGACTGTTTGAGAGAGCGTTTTCACCTCGGCAGCAAGGGCGGCCTGCGGCAGAGGAGTGGGAAGCAGCATTAGCCACGTTGAGCGCCAATATCGTCACATGCAGCAAAAACGCCGATCATAAGTATGATCGGCGTCTGACTTGTCCCTGGTGTGCGATTGAGAATATTCGGGCAGCGACTGCGAAGACGGGCTTCCCAGCAGGAGCGCAGCGTATCGATGTTGAAGGAGCCTTGAACAGGATCTGGCAGGGACTCAGTAACATCCCTGTTCCAGCTGCCCCACAAATGCTACAGGTACCCCAGGTCAATGCCTTGCCACTGCCTCCTGCACCGCCTGCCACCTCCCCTCCCCCTATGCCTGCCATGCCACCGCTACAAAGCCCTCCCCCTATACCGACCCTGCCGCCAGTCGACGCGGCCGCATTTGCATCGTTGCCAGCTCCACAAGCGCCAGCTGCACCAACCGTGCCTCAGGTGCAGCTGACTGATGTCCGGCAGAACGTTGCGGCACCTTTGGCCATCTTCGGGACGCTCTGTCTCGTCAGCCTACTCTCCAAGAACTACTTTTTGCTCCTCATATTCGCTTTCGGCGTCTATTACAACCTGAGCCGCAATTCACCTCAGCAACTGGAAATGCGTCGTCAGCAACGGCAGAAGGTCCTCAACACCCTACATGAAGAGGCGATCCGCACCTATGAGCAAGAACGCAGGCAATACGAGACGGCGCTCGAACGCTATCAGCAGGAGCTCAAAACGTATGACCAGCGCAGGCCTCTCCTTATTGCTGAAGCTGAGCAGCGCCGCGAAGAACAGTTGCAGCAGCTCATTCAGGAACGCGAGCAGCGCATTGCACAGATGGAGCAGGAGCGCAGTGCAAAGTATGCAGCCTTGCTGGAAGACCGCGAAAAGCAGATCAAGCTGTCTGAGAAGAAGCATAGACGGGAATATGCTCTTCTTCTCAGACAGGCACTGGTGGAACATGAGCAGACAGCTCAACAACTCAGAGAGCAGATCAATGGTCTATACCTGCGGCTGTTGGCTGACTGCGCTGAAACGGGGTATGAACAGGCCATGGACTGGCTCAAGGAAATGCGGGTAAAAGTCCGCAATTTCGACGCTGAAGAACGCAACCGGTTTAATGAAGTTACTGGACAATACCGTCAAAAAGCGCTTGAGAATTTCCTCGCCAACAATGTCCTGAAACCAGGTGACGTGCCTGGAATTGGGCCGACAGTCATTGCCAATCTGAATTCCTATGGCTTTGTCACCGCCAAAGACCTTGATTACTCCGTTCAGCATGTTCGGGGCATTGGACCCAAGAAGCTACAGGATCTGCTGCTGTGGCGTGATTCAGTGGAACAATTTTTCCAGTTCGACATCAGCCAAGTCCCATCCCCCATCCTTGCCAAGGTGCGAGATGAAATGAACCGGGAAAGGCAGCGTGTACTTGACGCGATGGAAGGAGTCGTAGCGAAGTTGCCCGCCGATATTCAAACTTGGAAGGCAGCTGAACAGGCTACCTTGCAGTCTCTCTTGCAGCTGCAAACCCAGCTGGCCCAGCGCGAGAAAACCATATCCATGATCCAGCAGTGGCAGGTTTAG
- a CDS encoding type I restriction endonuclease subunit R has translation MTQALLDYGEDLLVEQSAMGLLRELGWETFDAMSHKPGEGTPFGRDNFSDVVLADELLAALQALNPDLPEVALRDAAAQVSLPRLDMQRVMANREIYSLLKEGVSVTFNDSEGEQRTERVKVIDWETPENNRFLAVNQLWLVSPDGLYTRRPDIIGFVNGLPLVLMELKALQYPARKAFEDNLRDYRDTLPGLFEHNALLVASNGAEAKLGSLTAGWEHFSDWKKVEREDEPRRPGLETLIRGVMDKGRLLDIVENFTLFTETEGGLNKIVAMNHQYLGVNNAIQALEYSKQNGGKLGVFWHTQGSGKSYSMVFFSQKVLRKVPGNWSFLVVTDREELDNQIYKNFARAGAVHEPEEAVRASSGAHLQELLAQDHRYLFTLIQKFHTEKGKVYPTLSLRDDVIVMTDEAHRSQYDIFAGNMRSALPNAAFIGFTGTPLMAGEEKTREVFGDYVSIYNFSDAVDDGATVPLYYENRIPELQLANEDFQGEMEAVLEAHTVDEEGEQEVQRRFGRQYQLIVRPDRLDTIADDLVQHFLGRGQFGKAMMVSIDKATAVRMYDRVQVRWQDELARTEAELAQAKGEDRDRLLARRELLRTTDMAVVVSQGQNEIDDFKRLGLDILPHRKRMVSENLEEKFKKPEDPLRIVFVCAMWMTGFDAPSVSTIYLDKPMRNHTLMQTIARANRVWEQKNSGLIVDYIGVFRNLEEALAIYGGSSGEGGNPVKPKTELLAMLKTQVAALRGSMQALGLDVDKMLEAEGFDLVNLLDDARNLLVKNESVKNSFVNQARALDRLYRAVLPDPQAQAYTAEWALFQALLRNVLGESGEHGPDIGSVMASVEALMDKSVRTYRYEIPQYTQVLDLSKIDFEALAEQFANSPHKFTELEKLQRALSARAAGLARLNKTRINFAEQLQKMIDEYNAGTRDVEQQYAQLLDFAQSLDEEGQRAAREGLSEEELAIFDLVMKPGGPASKKDRQAIKAMARQLVQKLNGNVLVLDWRKKQQTQARVRKVIRDELRALGADNGELTDLVKHLYTHVHEAYPDAGRSIYA, from the coding sequence ATGACTCAGGCCCTCCTCGACTACGGCGAAGACCTTCTGGTCGAACAGTCCGCGATGGGTCTGCTGCGCGAGCTGGGCTGGGAGACCTTCGATGCCATGAGCCACAAGCCAGGGGAGGGTACGCCCTTTGGCCGCGACAACTTCAGCGATGTGGTGCTGGCTGACGAGCTGCTGGCGGCTCTGCAGGCGCTGAACCCCGACCTGCCAGAAGTGGCACTCAGGGACGCGGCGGCGCAGGTCTCCTTGCCCCGCCTGGACATGCAGCGGGTCATGGCGAACCGCGAGATTTACAGTCTGCTCAAGGAAGGCGTGTCTGTCACCTTCAACGACTCGGAAGGCGAGCAGCGCACCGAGCGGGTCAAAGTCATCGACTGGGAAACGCCTGAGAACAACCGCTTCCTAGCGGTCAATCAGCTCTGGCTTGTCAGCCCAGATGGCCTGTACACCCGCAGGCCCGACATTATCGGCTTCGTGAACGGCCTGCCGCTGGTGCTGATGGAGCTGAAGGCGCTGCAGTACCCCGCCCGTAAAGCTTTTGAGGACAACCTGCGCGACTACCGCGACACCCTGCCTGGGCTGTTCGAGCACAACGCTCTGCTGGTGGCCTCCAACGGCGCAGAAGCCAAGCTGGGCAGCCTTACGGCGGGCTGGGAGCATTTCTCCGACTGGAAGAAGGTTGAGCGTGAGGATGAACCCCGCCGCCCTGGCCTGGAAACTCTGATTCGGGGCGTGATGGACAAGGGGCGGCTGCTGGACATCGTCGAGAACTTCACCCTGTTCACGGAGACGGAGGGGGGCCTGAACAAGATTGTCGCCATGAACCACCAGTACCTGGGCGTGAACAACGCCATCCAGGCGCTGGAATACAGCAAGCAGAACGGCGGCAAGTTAGGCGTGTTCTGGCACACCCAGGGGTCGGGCAAGAGTTACAGCATGGTCTTCTTCTCCCAAAAGGTGCTGCGGAAGGTGCCGGGCAACTGGAGCTTCCTGGTGGTGACCGACCGTGAGGAGTTGGACAACCAGATTTACAAGAACTTCGCCCGTGCTGGGGCTGTCCACGAGCCAGAGGAAGCCGTACGCGCCAGCAGCGGCGCACATCTGCAAGAACTGCTGGCTCAAGACCACCGCTACCTGTTCACCCTGATTCAGAAGTTCCATACCGAGAAGGGCAAGGTGTACCCCACGCTGTCCCTGCGTGATGACGTGATTGTCATGACCGATGAGGCCCACCGCAGTCAATATGACATCTTCGCGGGCAACATGCGCTCGGCCCTACCCAACGCAGCTTTCATCGGCTTTACGGGCACCCCGCTGATGGCAGGCGAGGAAAAGACCCGCGAGGTCTTCGGGGATTACGTCTCCATCTACAACTTCAGTGACGCAGTGGACGATGGGGCTACGGTGCCGCTGTACTACGAGAACCGCATTCCAGAGCTACAACTCGCCAACGAGGACTTCCAGGGTGAGATGGAAGCGGTGCTGGAAGCCCACACAGTGGACGAGGAGGGCGAGCAGGAGGTGCAGCGGCGCTTTGGGCGGCAGTACCAGCTTATCGTGCGCCCTGACCGCCTTGACACCATCGCGGATGACCTGGTGCAGCACTTCTTGGGGCGGGGTCAGTTTGGCAAAGCCATGATGGTCAGTATCGACAAGGCCACGGCCGTCAGGATGTACGACCGCGTGCAGGTGCGCTGGCAGGATGAATTGGCCCGCACCGAGGCTGAGCTGGCCCAGGCGAAGGGGGAAGACCGCGACCGCCTGCTGGCCCGCCGGGAGCTGCTGAGGACCACGGACATGGCCGTGGTGGTCTCCCAGGGGCAAAACGAGATAGACGACTTCAAGCGACTGGGCCTGGACATCCTGCCGCACCGCAAGCGGATGGTTTCAGAGAACCTGGAAGAGAAGTTCAAGAAGCCCGAAGACCCGCTGCGAATCGTCTTCGTCTGTGCCATGTGGATGACCGGCTTCGATGCGCCCAGCGTGAGCACCATCTACCTGGACAAACCGATGCGGAACCACACGCTGATGCAGACCATTGCCCGCGCCAACCGGGTCTGGGAGCAGAAGAACAGCGGTCTGATTGTGGATTACATCGGGGTGTTCCGCAATCTGGAAGAGGCGCTGGCCATATATGGTGGGTCTTCTGGGGAGGGCGGCAACCCTGTCAAACCCAAGACTGAGCTGCTGGCGATGCTGAAGACCCAGGTGGCGGCCCTGCGAGGCTCCATGCAGGCCCTGGGGCTGGACGTGGACAAGATGCTGGAAGCCGAAGGTTTCGACCTGGTGAATCTGCTGGATGATGCCAGAAACCTGCTGGTGAAGAACGAATCGGTCAAGAACAGCTTCGTGAACCAGGCCAGGGCGCTGGACCGCCTGTACCGCGCCGTGCTGCCTGATCCGCAGGCGCAGGCGTACACGGCGGAATGGGCGCTGTTCCAGGCACTGCTGCGGAACGTGCTGGGGGAGAGCGGGGAGCACGGACCTGACATCGGGAGTGTGATGGCCAGCGTTGAGGCTCTGATGGACAAGTCTGTTCGGACGTACCGCTATGAGATTCCCCAGTACACCCAGGTACTCGACCTGAGCAAGATTGATTTTGAGGCGCTGGCCGAGCAATTTGCCAATTCACCCCATAAGTTCACGGAGTTGGAGAAGCTGCAGCGGGCCTTGAGTGCCCGTGCGGCAGGTTTGGCACGGCTGAACAAGACCCGCATCAACTTTGCCGAGCAGCTTCAGAAGATGATTGACGAATACAACGCTGGCACGCGGGATGTTGAACAGCAGTATGCCCAGTTGCTTGATTTTGCCCAGTCTTTGGACGAGGAAGGGCAGCGTGCCGCCCGCGAGGGCCTGTCGGAAGAGGAACTCGCCATCTTCGACCTGGTGATGAAACCTGGCGGTCCGGCTAGCAAGAAAGACCGCCAGGCTATCAAGGCAATGGCGCGGCAGCTGGTGCAGAAGCTGAACGGCAATGTGCTGGTACTGGACTGGCGCAAGAAGCAGCAGACCCAGGCAAGGGTTCGCAAGGTCATCCGTGACGAACTGCGGGCGCTAGGGGCGGACAATGGCGAGCTGACCGACCTGGTCAAGCACCTCTACACCCACGTGCACGAAGCCTATCCAGATGCCGGGCGCAGTATTTATGCCTGA
- a CDS encoding DUF262 and DUF1524 domain-containing protein, with the protein MKAEQTTLHRMMSGPNQQFEMPLYQRRYSWTDKHRWQLWRDVLRASELRGESKHFTGSVVSAPVMTIPGSVQHYRLVDGQQRMTTVHLLIWALAEHLENNPRAGDELGLKARQLRDQYLFNEGETRDDRYKLRLNYADNPLWQRIMDGKFQGKAARGERETELMRGVRFFRDRFAEPGLDLAAVWEGFRRLEVVGILLQEGVDDMGVVFESLNSTGKALAQADLIRNNVLMSKSLDDQRDITEQHWHPMEQRFAEVEEGQFDRFMRDYLTLRTRILPNEDEVYLAFKQYREGKNVLSVVRNIDETSKLYLELLQPTHSAPAVQVALRDIAALKLSIVNPFLLELLEDREQNLLTDEQLEKALRVVESFLVRRAVLKERTSPLNKLFATLGRELDKDSDYVRSLERALVRFQDNKTDGFPDDVAFEQALREQKLYGRPVCKPLLVRLERGLNPKETFGGVLTIEHIMPQKPGPSWQAALGKTPDDDKTWREDHERLLHTLGNLTLTGYNSELGNLSFEEKKHKPIRAGDSEETSIPKGYKYSHLLLTRELVDKSEWNQGEIEARAKRLAKRATELFQMPSFTPEEVEALRAEGRQRARANTVERHLEEASLQLRQLFEELDCHLKALGDEEGVTVKRVINQQYIAYKAGSNFCDVKVMASQNVLKCWLNIPVIQLDDPLGLVRDMSQTGHASNAPAEVTLTLDSDMESFLELAEQALQHQVSLRATSSASGDSESGETVNFSVLPAEAQDVLARLSKWAADVGAKVKDTQNYRALRDRRSFVELYPRQRENGLILALKLPADEVGELTEGQLGGWLRRDSWLSKVIRTPEELEKAWPLIEAAHAYQKPSGVLSSAQGIELRDFYQKVLQLAEEEFTPQALARQNKQTLLRLPESEEYIARINMVKQKGSVEVLMDIPFEDVVDFTGRGFARMEHSSLSRGHYSTFLKPGEEDMARQLLRHLNRHFQAQAAATPGEQS; encoded by the coding sequence ATGAAAGCAGAGCAGACGACCCTACACCGGATGATGAGCGGCCCCAACCAGCAGTTCGAGATGCCCCTGTACCAGCGGCGCTACTCGTGGACTGACAAGCACCGCTGGCAACTGTGGCGCGATGTGCTGCGGGCCAGCGAGCTGCGCGGGGAGAGCAAGCACTTCACGGGTTCAGTGGTGTCTGCGCCTGTGATGACCATTCCAGGCAGCGTGCAGCACTACCGGCTGGTAGACGGTCAGCAGCGCATGACGACAGTACACCTGCTGATTTGGGCACTGGCCGAGCACCTGGAAAATAACCCCAGGGCGGGGGATGAGCTGGGTCTCAAGGCACGGCAGCTCCGGGACCAGTACCTGTTCAATGAGGGAGAGACCAGAGACGACAGATACAAACTGCGCCTGAACTACGCCGATAATCCTTTGTGGCAGCGGATTATGGATGGGAAGTTCCAGGGCAAGGCAGCACGTGGTGAGCGGGAAACTGAGCTGATGCGCGGCGTACGGTTCTTCCGTGACCGCTTCGCTGAGCCGGGCCTGGATTTGGCTGCCGTGTGGGAGGGCTTCCGGCGTCTGGAAGTGGTAGGCATCCTGCTGCAAGAGGGCGTGGACGACATGGGCGTGGTGTTCGAAAGCCTCAACAGTACCGGCAAGGCCCTGGCTCAGGCTGACCTAATTCGCAACAACGTGCTGATGAGCAAATCGCTGGACGACCAGCGCGACATTACCGAGCAGCACTGGCACCCGATGGAGCAGCGCTTCGCTGAGGTCGAGGAAGGCCAGTTTGACCGCTTCATGCGCGATTACCTGACGCTGCGGACCCGCATCCTGCCCAACGAGGACGAGGTGTACCTGGCGTTCAAGCAGTACCGCGAGGGCAAAAACGTGCTGAGCGTGGTCCGGAACATTGACGAGACTTCCAAGCTGTACCTGGAACTGCTCCAGCCGACGCACTCGGCTCCAGCGGTGCAGGTGGCCCTGCGGGATATCGCCGCCCTCAAGCTCAGCATCGTCAATCCCTTCTTGCTGGAGCTGCTGGAAGACCGCGAGCAGAACTTGCTGACCGATGAGCAACTCGAAAAGGCCCTGCGTGTGGTGGAGTCTTTCCTGGTGCGCCGCGCCGTGCTCAAGGAGCGCACCTCGCCGCTCAACAAGCTGTTCGCCACGCTGGGCCGTGAGCTGGACAAGGACAGCGACTATGTCCGCTCGCTGGAGCGTGCGCTGGTGCGCTTCCAGGACAACAAGACCGACGGCTTCCCAGACGACGTGGCCTTCGAGCAGGCCCTCAGAGAGCAGAAGCTGTACGGCAGACCCGTCTGCAAGCCGCTGCTGGTGCGGTTAGAGCGCGGCCTGAACCCCAAGGAGACCTTTGGCGGCGTGTTGACGATTGAGCACATCATGCCCCAGAAGCCTGGGCCTTCTTGGCAAGCGGCGCTGGGCAAAACGCCGGACGATGACAAGACCTGGCGGGAAGACCACGAGCGGCTGCTGCACACGTTGGGGAACCTCACCCTGACGGGCTACAACAGCGAACTGGGCAACCTCTCGTTTGAGGAGAAGAAGCATAAGCCCATACGGGCGGGGGACAGCGAGGAAACTTCCATTCCCAAGGGGTACAAGTACAGCCACTTGCTGCTGACCCGTGAGCTGGTGGACAAGAGCGAGTGGAATCAGGGCGAGATAGAGGCCCGTGCCAAACGCCTCGCCAAGCGCGCCACCGAACTCTTCCAGATGCCCAGCTTTACACCCGAGGAAGTGGAAGCCCTCCGCGCTGAGGGCCGTCAGCGGGCCAGGGCCAACACCGTTGAGCGTCACCTTGAGGAGGCCAGCCTGCAACTGCGTCAGCTCTTCGAGGAACTGGACTGCCACCTCAAGGCCCTGGGCGACGAGGAAGGCGTGACGGTAAAGCGTGTCATCAACCAGCAGTACATCGCGTATAAGGCGGGTTCTAACTTCTGCGACGTGAAGGTCATGGCGAGCCAGAACGTGCTGAAGTGCTGGCTGAACATCCCGGTCATCCAGTTGGACGACCCTCTGGGCCTGGTCCGCGATATGAGCCAGACGGGCCACGCCAGCAACGCCCCAGCCGAGGTCACCCTGACCCTAGACAGTGACATGGAGAGCTTTTTGGAACTGGCCGAGCAGGCATTGCAGCACCAGGTGTCCTTGCGGGCGACCAGCAGTGCCTCTGGAGACAGTGAGAGTGGCGAGACCGTGAACTTCTCAGTGCTCCCCGCAGAAGCCCAGGACGTGCTGGCCCGCCTGAGCAAGTGGGCCGCTGACGTAGGGGCCAAGGTCAAGGACACCCAGAATTACCGCGCCCTGCGTGACCGCCGCAGCTTCGTGGAGCTTTACCCACGTCAGCGGGAAAATGGACTCATCCTCGCCCTCAAACTGCCTGCCGATGAAGTGGGCGAACTGACTGAAGGGCAATTGGGAGGCTGGCTGCGCCGTGATTCATGGCTCAGTAAGGTCATCCGCACCCCAGAGGAGCTGGAGAAGGCGTGGCCCCTGATTGAAGCCGCCCACGCCTATCAGAAGCCTTCAGGCGTCCTGTCCTCGGCCCAGGGGATAGAATTGCGAGACTTCTACCAGAAGGTGCTGCAATTGGCCGAAGAGGAATTCACGCCGCAGGCCCTGGCACGCCAGAACAAACAGACCTTGCTGCGGCTGCCTGAGAGTGAAGAATACATCGCCCGCATCAACATGGTTAAGCAGAAAGGCAGTGTCGAGGTACTGATGGACATTCCCTTCGAAGACGTTGTGGACTTCACGGGACGTGGCTTTGCCCGCATGGAGCACAGCAGCCTATCTAGGGGCCACTACTCCACCTTCCTCAAGCCAGGCGAAGAGGACATGGCCCGTCAGTTGCTGCGCCATCTGAACCGCCATTTCCAAGCTCAAGCGGCAGCCACGCCGGGTGAACAGTCATGA
- a CDS encoding restriction endonuclease subunit S, with protein sequence MEYRYPGHEQAQWVEDEAGRRPQGWEWVTVGDVALVHRGRSYKKENLVETGGMPFINLKCIERDGGFRMDGIKRYEGPIKPTQTVVADDIVMGVTDMTQERRIVARAARIPRLEAPAAVSMDVVKIQPREDISNSYLYGMFRFSDFADEVKLHANGANVLHLNPERITAFEFALPNEDLRNQYGQFASAIYSQIDVLNLRNANLRRTRDLLLPRLVSGELDVSGLRVAGIEEEFDAVEREAGQ encoded by the coding sequence GTGGAGTACCGCTACCCAGGCCACGAGCAGGCGCAGTGGGTCGAGGACGAGGCAGGCAGAAGGCCGCAGGGGTGGGAGTGGGTGACTGTTGGCGATGTTGCCTTGGTTCACCGTGGCCGCTCGTACAAGAAAGAAAACCTTGTAGAGACTGGCGGAATGCCATTCATCAACCTCAAGTGTATTGAGCGCGACGGCGGCTTCCGCATGGATGGCATTAAGCGCTACGAAGGCCCCATAAAGCCTACCCAGACCGTTGTCGCTGACGACATCGTCATGGGTGTAACCGATATGACGCAGGAACGGCGGATTGTCGCTCGTGCAGCCCGCATCCCACGTTTAGAAGCACCAGCAGCCGTGTCAATGGACGTGGTCAAAATTCAGCCGCGAGAGGACATTTCCAACTCTTACCTCTACGGCATGTTCCGCTTCTCTGACTTCGCCGATGAGGTCAAGTTGCACGCAAACGGAGCGAACGTGCTCCACCTAAACCCTGAACGCATCACTGCTTTCGAGTTTGCCTTACCTAACGAGGATTTACGAAATCAGTATGGGCAATTCGCCAGCGCGATTTATTCCCAAATTGACGTACTCAATCTCCGCAACGCCAACCTGCGCCGTACCCGTGACCTGCTGTTGCCTCGGCTGGTGTCGGGCGAACTGGACGTGTCGGGCCTGCGGGTGGCGGGGATTGAAGAAGAGTTCGATGCAGTGGAAAGGGAGGCAGGGCAATGA